A genomic segment from Bombus huntii isolate Logan2020A chromosome 13, iyBomHunt1.1, whole genome shotgun sequence encodes:
- the LOC126872254 gene encoding DNA primase large subunit-like, with protein MEYTKRRRYAIKVKSNDLEDIYPHDLQMYDFPPRGEVLLTEFEQLAKERLRLLLHIENNANRTDFKTLEERKQNLNTALTKDGLKYYAHLLYAKGCKTPTETDLQYRRKDHISHFILRLSHCFEPDNQTWFINQEVEFFKLRFNSLDKEGVEKLLSMHKIDCQQITSEEKDELREELGSSTAKVKNVDMTEFYKVPFQKVTDLIRSRRVYLNQGIAFIPQTDLVSLFVSCFRKNLVDGMPDARMSVGRMYGDERIALCLKSVHNVSERTTVLWTSAATPIDKLDELSKTSYPLCMRVLHEALRTHHHLKNSGRIQYGLFIKGIGVTLEDALSFWKTEFTKKIDPGKFDKEYAYTIRHTYGKEGKQTNYTPLGCTKIISSAVSAGEYHGCPFKHMDQGSLRQKLFNYGVTAASINEITDLAKEQNYFGACTAYFEFIHDRLPDKPINHPNVYFMESRAILSKDNAAEPENKERLSQSGRHNIGSPGIGTPRNIDRNVSTPLRSAMTPSRSIDKGSTPSRRMARMNSTPTRAARPTPKRIENHLNDDDIAQLMSEDM; from the exons atggaatataCTAAAAGAAGACGATATGCAATTAAAGTGAAAAGTAATGATCTTGAGGATATCTATCCTCATGATCTACAAATGTATGATTTTCCTCCAAGAGGTGAAGTACTACTTACAGAATTTGAACAATTGGCTAAAGAAAGATTAAGAC ttTTATTACACATTGAAAACAATGCAAATAGAACAGATTTTAAGACATTAGAAGAGCGTAAACAAAATCTAAACACAGCTTTAACTAAAGATGGACTTAAATATTATGCACATCTTTTGTATGCAAAGGGATGCAAAACACCGACAGAAACAGATTTACAGTATAGAAGAAAGGATCATATATCACATTTTATATTGAGACTatcacattgttttgagccaGATAACCAAACATGGTTTATTAATCAAGAAGTagagttttttaaattaagattCAACTCATTAGATAAAGAAGGAGTAGAAAAGTTACTTAGTATGCATAAAATTGATTGCCAGCaa ATTACATCAGAAGAAAAAGATGAACTTAGGGAAGAACTTGGTTCATCCACCgcaaaagtaaaaaatgttgATATGACAGAGTTTTATAAAGTGCCCTTTCAAAAAGTCACTGATTTAATTAGATCACGCAGGGTTTATCTGAATCAAGGAATAGCATTTATACCACAAACTGACTTAGTATCTTTGTTTGTTTCTTGTTTTAGGAAAAATTTAGTTGATGGTATGCCa GATGCAAGAATGTCTGTTGGACGTATGTATGGTGATGAAAGAATAGCCTTGTGTCTCAAATCTGTACATAATGTTTCTGAAAGGACAACTGTTCTTTGGACTAGTGCTGCTACACCTATAGATAAGTTGGATGag TTATCGAAAACTTCGTATCCTTTGTGCATGAGAGTATTACACGAAGCACTTAGAACTCACCACCATCTAAAAAACAGTGGGCGTATTCAGTATGGTTTATTTATAAAAGGTATAGGAGTAACATTGGAAGATGCTTTATCCTTCTGGAAAACCGAATTCACAAAGAAAATTGACCCaggaaaatttgataaagaaTATGCCTATACTATAAGGCATACTTATGGTAAAGAgggtaaacaaacaaattaCACTCCTCTTGGGTGtacaaaaattatatcttCTGCTGTAAGCGCTGGAGAATATCATGGTTGTCCATTTAAACACATGGATCAAGGATCGTTGagacaaaaattatttaattatggtGTAACTGCAGCAA GTATTAATGAAATAACAGACCTTGCTAAAGAACAAAATTACTTTGGTGCTTGTACAGCatattttgaatttatacATGATCGTTTACCAGATAAACCTATTAATCATCCAAATGTATATTTCATGGAAAGTCGTGCCATATTGTCTAAGGATAATGCAGCAG AACCTGAAAACAAAGAAAGACTCTCACAAAGTGGGAGGCACAATATTGGTAGTCCTGGAATTGGTACTCCCCGAAACATCGACAGAAATGTTAGTACACCTTTAAGAAGTGCAATGACACCTTCGAGAAGTATAGATAAAGGTTCCACACCATCAAGAAGAATGGCAAGAATGAACTCGACCCCGACTAGAGCTGCTAGACCAACCCCAAAAAGGATCGAAAATCATCTTAATGATGATGATATCGCTCAATTAATGAGTGAAGACATGtga
- the LOC126872265 gene encoding acyl-coenzyme A diphosphatase NUDT19-like isoform X2 — translation MKAWKDSASLILAARQTQRYIRPSSTKYNYNLLCLKRHRNSKFMPSTYVFPGGVIDPSDADLKWHNIYSAFGFDANSFKSLSPNAPNRPQIFKFKPNELPREVSLRITAIRETFEESGILLCKQSREEMTDLGWTQHIKISESELYNWQTRVHNDAREFYTLCKDFNCYPDLWSLYEWSNWLTPTCFIGRRYDTAFYLACIATMPQTIYEITEMEDLKWDMPGNFLFSSPNAAFPPPQQYEIARIAKFESIHNLLDFAVDRGKMGVLLNLPIQVELQDGKVHVLPGDSMYPNKVNLLDKQIIDRTDITISEFRDISPIKNRMEFFNLQVKELYVQNFDSADGHLAPLQLKNVSIAVARKNSKL, via the exons atgaaagcgTGGAAAGATTCTGCTAGCTTAATATTAGCTGCACGTCAAACACAAAGATATATTCGCCCGTCTTCTACAAAG TATAATTACAATCTACTATGTCTAAAACGTCATCGGAATTCGAAGTTCATGCCaagtacatatgtatttcCTGGCGGAGTAATAGATCCATCCGATGCTGATTTGAAATGGCACAATATTTATTCCGCCTTCGGTTTTGATGCCAACAGTTTTAAATCTTTGAGTCCTAATGCTCCAAATCGTcctcaaattttcaaatttaaaccGAATGAATTACCAAGAGAAGTTTCATTACGAATTACTGCAATTCGTGAGACTTTCGAAGAATCTGGTATACTTCTTTGCAAGCAATCACGAGAAGAGATGACTGATCTTGGTTGGACGCAAcacataaaaa TTTCTGAAAGTGAATTATATAATTGGCAAACAAGGGTGCACAACGATGCCAGAGAATTTTATACATTGTGCAAAGATTTTAACTGTTATCCAGATCTATGGTCTCTTTATGAATGGAGTAATTGGTTAACACCAACTTGTTTTAttggacgacgttatgacacTGCTTTTTATTTGGCTTGTATTGCAACTATGCCTCAAACCATTTATGAGATTACAGAAATGGAAGATTTGAAA TGGGACATGCCCgggaattttttattttcatctccTAATGCTGCATTTCCCCCTCCTCAACAGTACGAAATTGCAAGAATAGCAAAGTTCGAAAGCATACATAATTTACTAGATTTCGCAGTCGATCGGGGTAAAATGGGGGTGCTCTTAAATTTACCA aTACAGGTAGAATTACAAGATGGAAAAGTACACGTTTTACCAGGTGACTCGATGTATCCAAATAAAGTCAATTTACTTGACAAACAAATCATTGATAGAACCGATATCACCATCTCTGAATTTCGAGATATATCTCCCATAAAAAATAGAATGGAATTTTTCAATCTGCAAGTGAAAGAGCTTTATGTTCAAAATTTTGATAGCGCCGATGGCCATTTAGCTCCCcttcaattaaaaaatgtttctatTGCAGTGGCACGTAAGAATTCTAAACTATAA
- the LOC126872264 gene encoding L-threonine 3-dehydrogenase, mitochondrial isoform X2, protein MWCKNFSKTSQWFARNTLRHYHITNNCSSREIRKTGINRSYTTERSPRILITGGLGQLGTECAKLLRKNYGSENVILSDIIKPTEENLSNGPFIFADILDFKGLQKIVVNYRIDWLIHFSALLSAVGEQNVPLAVRVNIEGMHNVIELAKQYKLRIFIPSTIGAFGPDSPRNPTPNVTIQRPRTIYGVSKVHAELLDYAVAVFHEGLFAKKYECYLEPYTRLPMIYIEDCLSALFQFLNAPNEQLQRRVYNVTAMSFTPEELFNELKKHVPDLQISYKPDARQYIAESWPQVFDDSEARRDWGWRHKYNLEKLVESMIRDVKKNMSNKRSLKEVNSYV, encoded by the exons ATGTGGTGCAAGAATTTCTCAAAAACTTCTCAGTGGTTCGCAAGAAATACTTTGAGACATTATCACATTACAAACAATTGTTCGTCGcgagaaattagaaaaactGGGATCAATAGATCGTATACTACCGAAAGATCACCAAGGATACTTATTACTG gTGGTCTCGGGCAACTGGGTACTGAGTGTGCGAAACTACTTCGTAAAAATTACGGAAGCGAAAACGTGATATTATCTGACATAATCAAACCGACAGAAGAAAATTTATCCAACGGACCGTTCATTTTTGCTGATATTCTCGATTTTAAAGGGCTTCAAAAAATTGTGGTCAATTACAGAATCGATTGGCTAATTCATTTTAGCGCTCTTCTCAGCGCTGTGGGCGAGCAGAATGTTCCTCTAGCAGTGAGAGTCAATATAGAAG GAATGCACAATGTGATTGAACTGGCAAAGCAGTACAAATTAAGAATATTCATTCCATCAACAATCGGAGCCTTTGGACCAGATTCACCACGGAATCCTACTCCAAATGTAACTATTCAGCGTCCACGAACAATTTATGGTGTTAGCAAAGTCCATGCTGAGTTATTAG ACTACGCAGTTGCAGTTTTCCATGAAGGATTATTTGCTAAAAAATACGAATGCTATTTAGAACCTTATACCAGATTACCAATGATTTATATTGAGGATTGCTTATCAGCACTTTTTCAGTTTTTAAACGCTCCAAACGAACAATTACAAAGAAGAGTATACAATGTTACTGCCATGAGTTTCACACCTGaagaattatttaatgaaCTTAAAAAGCACGTACCTGATTTACAGATTTCGTATAAGCCGGACGCAAGACAATATATTG CTGAAAGCTGGCCTCAAGTTTTTGATGACAGTGAAGCGCGTCGGGACTGGGGTTGGCGACATAAATACAACCTGGAAAAACTCGTAGAATCAATGATTCGCGATGtgaaaaaaaatatgtcaAACAAAAGATCATTAAAGGAGGTCAACagttatgtataa
- the LOC126872264 gene encoding L-threonine 3-dehydrogenase, mitochondrial isoform X1, with amino-acid sequence MWCKNFSKTSQWFARNTLRHYHITNNCSSREIRKTGINRSYTTERSPRILITGGLGQLGTECAKLLRKNYGSENVILSDIIKPTEENLSNGPFIFADILDFKGLQKIVVNYRIDWLIHFSALLSAVGEQNVPLAVRVNIEGMHNVIELAKQYKLRIFIPSTIGAFGPDSPRNPTPNVTIQRPRTIYGVSKVHAELLGEYYHHRFGLDFRCLRFPGVISSDPPGGGTTDYAVAVFHEGLFAKKYECYLEPYTRLPMIYIEDCLSALFQFLNAPNEQLQRRVYNVTAMSFTPEELFNELKKHVPDLQISYKPDARQYIAESWPQVFDDSEARRDWGWRHKYNLEKLVESMIRDVKKNMSNKRSLKEVNSYV; translated from the exons ATGTGGTGCAAGAATTTCTCAAAAACTTCTCAGTGGTTCGCAAGAAATACTTTGAGACATTATCACATTACAAACAATTGTTCGTCGcgagaaattagaaaaactGGGATCAATAGATCGTATACTACCGAAAGATCACCAAGGATACTTATTACTG gTGGTCTCGGGCAACTGGGTACTGAGTGTGCGAAACTACTTCGTAAAAATTACGGAAGCGAAAACGTGATATTATCTGACATAATCAAACCGACAGAAGAAAATTTATCCAACGGACCGTTCATTTTTGCTGATATTCTCGATTTTAAAGGGCTTCAAAAAATTGTGGTCAATTACAGAATCGATTGGCTAATTCATTTTAGCGCTCTTCTCAGCGCTGTGGGCGAGCAGAATGTTCCTCTAGCAGTGAGAGTCAATATAGAAG GAATGCACAATGTGATTGAACTGGCAAAGCAGTACAAATTAAGAATATTCATTCCATCAACAATCGGAGCCTTTGGACCAGATTCACCACGGAATCCTACTCCAAATGTAACTATTCAGCGTCCACGAACAATTTATGGTGTTAGCAAAGTCCATGCTGAGTTATTAGGTGAATATTATCATCACAGATTCGGGCTTGACTTCCGCTGTCTTCGATTTCCGGGAGTCATTAGCAGTGACCCACCAGGTGGTGGTACCACAG ACTACGCAGTTGCAGTTTTCCATGAAGGATTATTTGCTAAAAAATACGAATGCTATTTAGAACCTTATACCAGATTACCAATGATTTATATTGAGGATTGCTTATCAGCACTTTTTCAGTTTTTAAACGCTCCAAACGAACAATTACAAAGAAGAGTATACAATGTTACTGCCATGAGTTTCACACCTGaagaattatttaatgaaCTTAAAAAGCACGTACCTGATTTACAGATTTCGTATAAGCCGGACGCAAGACAATATATTG CTGAAAGCTGGCCTCAAGTTTTTGATGACAGTGAAGCGCGTCGGGACTGGGGTTGGCGACATAAATACAACCTGGAAAAACTCGTAGAATCAATGATTCGCGATGtgaaaaaaaatatgtcaAACAAAAGATCATTAAAGGAGGTCAACagttatgtataa
- the LOC126872243 gene encoding protein artichoke — MGKDQSDEIYSLYVNRCSHSELPKVLEGLKAVSHYLDRPVDELILENNNLPSLPGKVFATLRVLRLMLRNNRLERVSSGWLEGLHDSLLELFVVEPDLRSLPVDSLENLQGLEAVTLQSKAMKKLPKFSGLPKLRYLQINSPALLELAPRNFRDLTNLEQFHVFGSPRLIRLEAGLFRSLSRLELINITDCGVHWVHPRALIDLPELKEVSLVGNSIVDAGMIGRACMDLPSLSVIRLDRNRINRLGEGAFTDLSVLSRLYLSRNYITEVFAGAFQRMPALKTVDLNHNLIHRIHPEFFPRRPGNILEEMWMINNDLSHVTELRSIMEALPRLKFLDVSHNQIEEIPFGALRGHLTLERLHLDHNRVAFLQRETFTAMPALRELRLKNNSLSNLLEAPFWNLPSLKGLDLSENYFRHIEPRLLANLPSLRRLDMSGNAVGLIEPDSFMGTPALEHINISGNALSVLHPLTFHHLANLYELDIGWNRMLEIVPGLPRNIEHLHMPMNRIIVLPAVSSQDLDLPVLRSLDLSANGIERIPPGTLTDLPNLRKLNFGYNSLRILEDGAFEGLSRLEQLDLKYNRLVTLHGRSFRPLRSLMDLNLRGSRLEVLRPDIFQENIRLQRLDLSRNNLAQIPHATFSSTRDLRELYASHNTLTELPGSLHGLTALQVLDLSFNKLNILSPETLSSLSALLELKLVRNRIRELREGAFDGLPRLTLIDLENNDLRIIERNAIRALPELQAIRLGKNRLQIIPSGAFTELPLLQSAELQENRIQEIASNAFINVPHLLFLNLSNNHLPSLDYVGLESLRSLEVLDLSNNRLSRVSSNSLASMEWLVELKMDNNRICTIQGSPFDEMPRLRVLSLRSNRMASVSEAAFKRLRSNIAVLDIDGNPLSCSCGMLWLRGWLQQASSEGPRCADGSLFKEIRLSRQDCQRERQIDPIHPGCEAEMIDVAPYPVSSSIFGATEMVPLRMNLKDSSTQNPPNTQDTDYFYDYPDYQDSKSNTTNVTFTSTQFLTTIAPEAVKATQTTEMIQPSTNNTIPIKKGTSMPPSPSSSGFTFFGVPLPSLNFNLWGNSRKKFERKNSSGRPGRGRYRMFPPTEPEIHRGGFVPLPRGQGGFVPIVDPRLTYEKRIKNETSRVQNSNITQEGRKRWKSGNGTVVKVERAYPKTSKPKAGSKEREELSTVSANEQDSRWQVTDTKNISAVTNSTKTSDLSSAADESLQETNETSTSTEIYSGETLEMIKKASKSEERPQIEVASRIVWTTPRAALETTKEISTEILQGEKDSYWDTEVNGFQKTSSPVTNISNEPSDDSSTIVTERSSSRSTLSENRKNFSSTSQVSRETEASALSAFLIPGGQVPSLVPNLRPLGRPTITKVPSPRIGLSGEPEKQKSVAEAVQRNLENAEEKLFGIDGSSNENAEILEDNSFNWYFQHYNDTNLEPFVGVVYSGGEKTSVTRSTLLGQIYLSLILYIFI; from the exons ATGGGAAAAGATCAGTCGGATGAAATTTATTCCTTATATGTCAATAGGTGCAGCCATAGTGAGCTACCAAAAGTTCTCGAGGGTCTAAAGGCAGTGAGTCATTATTTAGATCGACCGGTAGACGAATTGATCCTGGAGAACAACAATCTGCCTAGTCTACCAGGCAAAGTTTTTGCTACTCTACGTGTTCTTCGTTTAATGCTCCGAAATAATCGCCTTGAAAGAGTGTCGTCAGGGTGGCTAGAGGGACTTCACGACTCTCTCTTAGAGCTATTTGTCGTGGAACCAGATTTGCGTTCCTTGCCAGTAGATAGCTTGGAAAATCTGCAGGGTCTCGAGGCAGTAACCTTGCAGAGTAAAGCGATGAAAAAGCTGCCTAAATTCTCTGGACTGCCAAAGCTCAGATATCTCCAGATCAACTCTCCGGCTTTACTAGAATTGGCTCCAAGAAATTTTCGAGACTTGACCAATTTGGAACAGTTCCACGTTTTTGGTAGTCCACGTCTGATACGTTTAGAAGCTGGCCTGTTTCGTAGCCTATCGCGTCTCGAGTTGATAAACATCACAGACTGTGGAGTTCATTGGGTTCATCCTCGAGCATTGATAGATTTACCAGAATTGAAAGAGGTCTCGTTGGTTGGAAACTCGATCGTGGACGCTGGCATGATCGGCCGTGCCTGTATGGATCTACCTTCGCTTTCGGTGATACGACTGGACAGAAATCGCATAAATCGTCTTGGCGAAGGAGCCTTCACAGACTTATCTGTTCTCTCTCGCTTGTACTTATCAAGGAATTATATTACCGAGGTGTTCGCTGGAGCATTTCAAAGAATGCCAGCATTGAAGACCGTAGATCTCAATCACAATCTAATACATCGCATACATCCCGAGTTCTTCCCGCGCAGGCCCGGAAACATCTTGGAGGAGATGTGGATGATCAACAACGATCTAAGTCACGTGACTGAACTGAGATCGATAATGGAGGCTTTGCCTAGATTGAAGTTTCTCGATGTTAGTCACAATCAAATCGAGGAGATACCATTTGGGGCACTCAGGGGGCATCTCACACTGGAAAGACTTCACCTTGATCACAATAGAGTGGCCTTTCTGCAGAGAGAAACCTTCACCGCGATGCCCGCTCTTAGGGAACTtagattgaaaaataattctttgtcAAACTTATTGGAAGCGCCGTTCTGGAACTTGCCATCATTGAAA GGTCTAGATCTTTCAGAAAACTACTTTCGTCATATAGAGCCTCGTTTATTAGCAAATTTGCCAAGTTTGAGACGTTTGGATATGAGCGGAAACGCTGTAGGCCTTATAGAGCCTGACTCGTTCATGGGTACACCGGCTTTAGAGCACATCAACATTTCTGGAAACGCGCTCTCGGTTCTTCATCCCCTCACGTTTCATCATTTAGCTAATCTTTACGAACTGGACATCGGTTGGAATCGAATGCTCGAGATAGTTCCGGGTTTACCGAGAAACATAGAACACCTTCACATGCCTATGAATCGGATCATCGTTCTACCAGCTGTGTCTTCTCAAGACCTCGATCTGCCAGTTCTCAGGTCCTTGGATCTCAGCGCAAACGGAATCGAAAGAATACCACCAGGAACTTTGACCGACCTGCCGAACTTGAGAAAGTTAAATTTCGGCTACAATTCTCTTCGAATCTTAGAAGACGGTGCATTCGAAGGGTTGTCGAGATTGGAGCAATTGGACTTAAAATATAATCGATTAGTCACTCTACATGGACGAAGTTTTAGACCATTGAGATCGCTGATGGATTTAAATTTACGGGGCAGTCGTTTGGAAGTTCTAAGGCCAGATATCTTCCAGGAAAATATTCGATTACAGAGATTGGATCTCAGCAGGAACAACCTTGCGCAAATACCTCATGCAACTTTTTCAAGTACCAG AGACCTTCGTGAACTATACGCGTCGCACAATACTTTGACCGAGTTACCCGGATCGTTACACGGCTTAACAGCTCTTCAGGTACTCGACTTGAGCTTCAACAAGCTGAACATCCTGTCGCCGGAAACATTGAGCAGTCTATCGGCCTTGCTCGAGCTCAAACTTGTCAGGAATCGTATCCGCGAGTTGCGTGAAGGCGCCTTTGATGGTTTGCCACGGTTAACGTTAATCGATCTGGAAAATAATGATCTGAGAATTATCGAACGAAACGCTATCAGAGCACTGCCCGAATTGCAGGCGATACGACTTGGGAAAAATCGATTACAG ATAATTCCAAGCGGAGCTTTCACCGAGTTGCCACTGCTGCAAAGCGCGGAACTTCAGGAAAATCGGATCCAGGAAATTGCAAGTAACGCATTCATTAACGTGCCTCACCTTCTCTTCCTTAATCTAAGCAACAATCATTTACCTTCGTTGGACTACGTTGGTTTAGAGAGCTTGCGTTCCCTGGAAGTTTTAGATTTGAGCAATAATCGATTGTCTAGGGTATCGAGCAACAGTTTAGCATCGATGGAGTGGTTGGTCGAGCTGAAA ATGGACAACAATCGTATTTGTACCATCCAAGGTTCGCCTTTCGATGAAATGCCGAGACTTCGAGTTCTCAGTTTAAGAAGCAATCGAATGGCTTCCGTTTCGGAAGCAGCGTTCAAAAGATTGCGATCAAACATCGCTGTCTTAGATATCGATG GAAATCCACTCTCGTGTTCCTGTGGAATGTTATGGTTAAGGGGATGGCTGCAGCAAGCTTCCTCCGAAGGTCCAAGATGCGCGGACGGATCTTTATtcaaggaaattagattatcACGTCAGGATTGTCAACGCGAAAGACAGATTGATCCGATCCACCCCGGCTGCGAGGCGGAAATGATCGACGTTGCACCGTATCCTGTCTCCTCTTCTA TATTTGGAGCAACGGAGATGGTACCACTTCGTATGAATCTGAAAGACTCGTCAACACAAAATCCTCCCAATACTCAGGATACTGATTACTTCTACGACTATCCGGATTACCAAGACAGCAAAAGTAATACGACAAATGTAACTTTCACGTCGACTCAGTTTCTGACTACAATAGCACCAGAAGCTGTGAAAGCCACTCAAACAACGGAGATGATTCAACCTTCGACGAACAATACGATTCCCATAAAAAAGGGTACTTCGATGCCTCCCTCTCCCAGTAGCTCTGGTTTTACCTTTTTCGGGGTTCCTTTGCCTAGTCTCAATTTCAATCTTTGGGGTAATTCGAGGAAGAAGTTCGAAAGAAAGAATTCTTCGGGAAGACCTGGAAGAGGTCGTTACAGGATGTTCCCACCTACAGAACCGGAAATCCATAGAGGTGGTTTCGTACCGTTACCACGTGGACAAGGTGGATTTGTACCTATCGTTGATCCCAGGCTAACTTATGAAAAACGgattaaaaatgaaacttcAAGGGTTCAAAACTCAAACATTACTCAAGAAGGGCGAAAACGATGGAAAAGTGGAAATGGAACGGTGGTGAAAGTCGAAAGGGCTTATCCAAAAACGAGCAAGCCTAAAGCAGGGTCGAAAGAAAGGGAAGAGTTGTCCACGGTGTCAGCTAATGAACAAGATTCTCGTTGGCAAGTAACTGACACGAAAAACATCAG TGCTGTTACAAATTCAACGAAGACGTCTGATTTGAGCTCCGCTGCAGACGAGTCATTGCAAGAAACAAATGAAACTTCTACATCTACCGAAATTTATAGTGGAGAAACTCTAGAGATGATTAAAAAAGCAAGTAAAAGCGAAGAAAGGCCACAAATAGAAGTAGCGAGTAGAATTGTCTGGACTACTCCGAGAGCTGCCTTGGAAACGACAAAGGAAATATCAACAGAGATATTACAAGGAGAAAAAGATTCCTACTGGGATACTGAAGTAAACGGATTTCAAAAAACGTCCAGTCCTGtaacaaacatttcaaacgAGCCGAGTG aTGACTCGAGTACTATCGTAACAGAACGATCAAGTTCCCGTTCAACCCTTTCGGAAAATCGgaaaaatttttcttccacgtcTCAAGTTTCTCGAGAAACAGAGGCATCGGCTCTTTCAGCGTTCCTGATACCAGGAGGTCAAGTACCTTCGTTGGTTCCAAATCTACGTCCACTAGGCAGGCCAACGATAACGAAAGTTCCATCACCGCGTATTGGCCTCTCTGGTGAACCAGAGAAACAAAAATCCGTGGCAGAAGCTGTTCAACGAAATTTGGAGAATGCCGAGGAGAAATTGTTTGGCATAGATGGATCTTCCAATGAAAATGCTGAGATTCTTGAAGACAATTCCTTTAACTGGTACTTTCAACATTATAACGACACTAATTTAGAACCTTTTGTTGGTGTAGTATACAGTGGAGGTGAAAAGACTAGTGTGACTCGATCGACTTTATTGGGTCAAATATATCTCTCTcttattttgtacattttcatataa
- the LOC126872265 gene encoding acyl-coenzyme A diphosphatase NUDT19-like isoform X1 yields the protein MKAWKDSASLILAARQTQRYIRPSSTKFQYNYNLLCLKRHRNSKFMPSTYVFPGGVIDPSDADLKWHNIYSAFGFDANSFKSLSPNAPNRPQIFKFKPNELPREVSLRITAIRETFEESGILLCKQSREEMTDLGWTQHIKISESELYNWQTRVHNDAREFYTLCKDFNCYPDLWSLYEWSNWLTPTCFIGRRYDTAFYLACIATMPQTIYEITEMEDLKWDMPGNFLFSSPNAAFPPPQQYEIARIAKFESIHNLLDFAVDRGKMGVLLNLPIQVELQDGKVHVLPGDSMYPNKVNLLDKQIIDRTDITISEFRDISPIKNRMEFFNLQVKELYVQNFDSADGHLAPLQLKNVSIAVARKNSKL from the exons atgaaagcgTGGAAAGATTCTGCTAGCTTAATATTAGCTGCACGTCAAACACAAAGATATATTCGCCCGTCTTCTACAAAG TTTCAGTATAATTACAATCTACTATGTCTAAAACGTCATCGGAATTCGAAGTTCATGCCaagtacatatgtatttcCTGGCGGAGTAATAGATCCATCCGATGCTGATTTGAAATGGCACAATATTTATTCCGCCTTCGGTTTTGATGCCAACAGTTTTAAATCTTTGAGTCCTAATGCTCCAAATCGTcctcaaattttcaaatttaaaccGAATGAATTACCAAGAGAAGTTTCATTACGAATTACTGCAATTCGTGAGACTTTCGAAGAATCTGGTATACTTCTTTGCAAGCAATCACGAGAAGAGATGACTGATCTTGGTTGGACGCAAcacataaaaa TTTCTGAAAGTGAATTATATAATTGGCAAACAAGGGTGCACAACGATGCCAGAGAATTTTATACATTGTGCAAAGATTTTAACTGTTATCCAGATCTATGGTCTCTTTATGAATGGAGTAATTGGTTAACACCAACTTGTTTTAttggacgacgttatgacacTGCTTTTTATTTGGCTTGTATTGCAACTATGCCTCAAACCATTTATGAGATTACAGAAATGGAAGATTTGAAA TGGGACATGCCCgggaattttttattttcatctccTAATGCTGCATTTCCCCCTCCTCAACAGTACGAAATTGCAAGAATAGCAAAGTTCGAAAGCATACATAATTTACTAGATTTCGCAGTCGATCGGGGTAAAATGGGGGTGCTCTTAAATTTACCA aTACAGGTAGAATTACAAGATGGAAAAGTACACGTTTTACCAGGTGACTCGATGTATCCAAATAAAGTCAATTTACTTGACAAACAAATCATTGATAGAACCGATATCACCATCTCTGAATTTCGAGATATATCTCCCATAAAAAATAGAATGGAATTTTTCAATCTGCAAGTGAAAGAGCTTTATGTTCAAAATTTTGATAGCGCCGATGGCCATTTAGCTCCCcttcaattaaaaaatgtttctatTGCAGTGGCACGTAAGAATTCTAAACTATAA
- the LOC126872281 gene encoding succinate dehydrogenase assembly factor 3, mitochondrial, with amino-acid sequence MSNLSHVQRVRVLYKTILRLHRGLPAEIQAVGTSYVQDEFRRHKNCDEATAAIFLKEWTEYAIMLTKQLGLKGPHTAKPLGKNLKEEDLDKFRNEQMYQLYELMIAATGKTNNDGKDK; translated from the exons atgtcCAATTTATCTCATGTACAACGTGTTAGAGTACTGTACAAAACAATTTTAAGGTTACATCGTGGTTTACCAGCTGAAATTCAAGCTGTAGGAACTAGTTATGTACAAGATGAGTTCAGAAGACATAAAAATTGTGATGAAGCTACAGCAGCTATATTTTTGAAGGAATGGACA GAGTATGCTATAATGCTTACTAAACAACTTGGACTAAAAGGGCCTCATACAGCTAAGCCTCTAggtaaaaatttaaaagaagaagatttaGACAAATTTAGGAATGAACAAATGTACCAGTTGTATGAGCTAATGATCGCAGCTACTGGTAAAACTAATAATGATGGAAAAGACAAATAG